One part of the Anopheles coustani chromosome 2, idAnoCousDA_361_x.2, whole genome shotgun sequence genome encodes these proteins:
- the LOC131266113 gene encoding fatty acid synthase isoform X2, translating into MPARFEEVPATDTRRHGVPMDLAGEHYADGGPRPTIRDDICITGFSGRLPESSNIDEFKRNLLEGVDMVNDDDRRWPAGLYDLPTRIGKIKDEDLQHLDAEFFKIHQKQAECMDPQLRMLLECTHEAIIDAGINPQEIRGSRTGVYIGCSNSETEQHWCADPDLVNGYGLTGCARAMFANRISYTFDFKGPSYAVDTACSSSLFALSQAFADMKAGHCDAAIVAGCGIILKPTMSLQFKRLNMLSKDGMCKAFDESGNGYVRSDGCVVTFLQRATDSRRIYASVLNVRTNTDGFKEQGITYPIGEMQKRLIRETYDEIGLNPADVAYVEAHGTGTKVGDPQEVNAITDFFCKDRKTPLLIGSVKSNMGHSEPASGVCSIAKILIAMEEGVIPGNLHYKNPNPDLYGLLDGRLKVVDRNLPWNGGIIGLNSFGFGGANAHVILKSNPKPKPISPRDGGFPKLMIASGRTDEAVEAFLDQAATSKDDEEFVGLVNEIHSRNIPLHVHRGYTVVAGGENQSIVREVQEVGTDDKRPIWFIYSGMGSQWASMARDLMQLEVFHNSIYRCAEALRPEGVDLIDVLTKSDESKFDNILNSFISIAAVQVALTDVLTHLGITPDGMVGHSVGELGCAYADGCFTPEQTVLAAYWRGRSILDTDLIAGQMAAVGLSWEDCKQKLPKDVIPACHNSNDSVTISGPVASVGKVIADLNAQGIFAKGVKSSGIAFHSRYIADAAPKLRKSLDKIIPNPKNRTPRWISTSIPEESWPTPLAQQSSSAYHVNNLLSPVLFAEGLKHVPANAICIEIAPHGLLQAILKRALGKDATNLSLMKRDHANNLIFLLSNIGKLYAAGAQPQVQKLYRPITYPVGRGTPMLNSLVKWDHSIKWFLARIGVENKSGETIIDINLGKDDDAYLAGHTIDGRVLFPATGYLTLAWRTFAKMRGADLEKTPVVIENAVFHRATILPKDGSVKFGINFFDGTGAFEICEGGTLAVSGKLTIPEKIELEELPLNKLEADRSGLPLNTSDVYKELRLRGYDYGGLFRGVTRSDSRATTGELQWRDNWVSFMDTMLQFSILGKDLRELYLPTRIERIVINPARHMDLVNSLGSEDRTVPVYMYRDINVIKSGGVEMRGLRATLAPRRQGTQAAPTLEKYVFVPNCNEKELAECNGEKARLRSITAAIHLVLENSAGALKIKVAEASFERSPENTMAGTVQAIIEGEPTLASDVAIATTHQPDSLVQHYGESGVRVINKDAATGPIEQNCHLAIGYDVFGRADPNAILRNLRETIKADGFVLLEESRGGFDAKSSRVAFERAGFTLISSQVCDKKVFVLLRPTLTELAQRKSTIVTISERNFGWLDTLKTALAKAEETSTYVYVVCQGEELCGAQGLMNCIKNEAGGRFARMYFIQSPSADKFNPSGPLYKEQLAKDLICNVLRSANGGGPSGVWGTFRHLRLDSQSNAPSLPVEHAYINALTKGDLASLKWIESSLSREQQRPDTAAAKNDRTELCTVYYAPINFRDVMLSSGKLGADALPGDLATQDCILGLEFAGRDSSGRRIMAMVQAKSLATTCVAQRNMIWQIPDDWTMEQASTVPCVYSTVYYALVMRGRMKRGESILIHAGSGGVGQAAISVALAAGVTVYTTVGSKEKRDFLKRTFPQLTDRNIGNSRDCSFEQLVMRETQGRGVDLVLNSLAEEKLQASIRCLGLNGRFLEIGKFDLNNNSPLGMSVFLKNTSFHGILLDSVMEGDDETIAEVVRLVADGIKSGAVRPLPTSVFTEQQVEQAFRFMASGKHIGKVVVRVREEEKAKVVRPVPKLINAIPRTYMHVEKVYILVGGLGGFGLELANWLVSRGAKRIVLTSRSGVRSGYQSLMIRRWAERGVQVTIDTNDVTTLKGAQKLLTDAARLGPVGGVFNLAAVLRDGLLENATEADFKAVCVPKVDGTKNLDAATRELCPDLDYFVCFSSVSCGRGNIGQVNYGLANSAMERICEARHAVGLPATAIQWGAIGDTGLVLENLGDNDTVVGGTLPQRMPSCLQTMDFFLQQPCPVLASMVIAEKRKTETGGVSLVSCIANILGLKDTKNVSDGATLADLGMDSLMGAEIKQTLERSFDLVLSAAEIRLLTFGKLRSFEKGGAADAVTGGAPAAGTGGSGDAADGDFSADLMPKECLVRLESAATGATGGKVRPVFVVHAIEGVITALIPLAAVLPVPVYGLQCVEGAPLESLEALAAFYIKQIRTVQPRGPYTVVGYSFGASIAYEMVAQLEKAGDACSLLMLDGSPRYVSWYTEAQKQRNANGEVVQAVDEAYALAYFAMVCGRLDYGKTAHELVTAKTWEERVARCAEMVHAKVPQYSKKLLETTAKSFVGKIVASHMYKPSSKINATVKLVKPTENYAKLQGDYGLSDLCNQKVEIFTVKGDHRSMLAGDSMKQIATVLQQLL; encoded by the exons ATGCCGGCCCGCTTCGAGGAAGTGCCCGCTACTGACACCCGCCGCCATGGTGTCCCCATGGATCTGGCCGGGGAACACTATGCCGACGGTGGCCCGCGACCCACCATCCGGGATGACATCTGCATCACAGGCTTCTCCGGCCGGCTGCCCGAGAGCTCCAACATCGACGAGTTTAAGCGCAACCTGCTGGAGGGCGTGGACATGGTGAACGATGACGATCGCCGCTGGCCCGCCGGCCTGTACGATCTGCCCACGCGCATCGGCAAAATTAAGGACGAGGATCTGCAGCATCTGGACGCGGAGTTCTTCAAAATCCACCAGAAGCAGGCGGAATGCATGGACCCGCAGCTGCGCATGCTGCTGGAGTGCACTCATGAGGCGATCATTGATGCTG gcATCAATCCGCAGGAAATTCGTGGCAGCCGCACCGGCGTATACATTGGCTGCTCCAACTCGGAAACCGAACAGCACTGGTGTGCCGACCCGGACCTGGTCAATGGCTACGGTCTGACCGGTTGTGCGCGAGCCATGTTCGCCAACCGCATCTCGTACACGTTCGACTTCAAGGGTCCGAGCTACGCGGTCGATACGGCCTGCTCGAGTTCGCTGTTTGCGCTGTCGCAGGCGTTCGCCGACATGAAGGCGGGTCACTGCGACGCGGCGATCGTGGCCGGGTGCGGGATCATCCTGAAGCCCACCATGTCGCTGCAGTTCAAGCGGCTGAACATGTTGAGCAAGGACGGTATGTGCAAGGCGTTCGATGAGTCCGGCAATGGGTATGTCCGCTCTGATGGCTGTGTGGTGACGTTCCTGCAGCGTGCCACCGACTCGCGGCGTATCTACGCGAGCGTACTGAACGTGCGTACCAACACGGACGGCTTCAAGGAGCAGGGCATCACGTATCCGATCGGTGAGATGCAGAAGCGACTGATTCGCGAGACGTACGACGAGATCGGGCTCAATCCGGCCGACGTAGCGTACGTGGAGGCGCACGGCACCGGCACGAAGGTGGGCGACCCGCAGGAGGTGAATGCCATCACGGACTTCTTCTGCAAGGACCGCAAGACGCCGCTCCTGATCGGCTCGGTAAAGTCCAACATGGGCCACTCGGAGCCGGCTTCGGGCGTGTGTTCGATCGCGAAGATCTTGATTGCGATGGAGGAGGGCGTTATTCCCGGAAACCTGCACTACAAGAACCCCAATCCGGATCTGTACGGGCTGCTCGATGGCCGGCTGAAGGTGGTCGATCGTAATCTACCGTGGAACGGTGGTATCATTGGGCTGAACTCGTTCGGGTTCGGTGGCGCAAATGCGCACGTCATCCTCAAGTCGAACCCGAAGCCCAAACCGATCAGTCCGCGGGATGGTGGGTTCCCGAAGCTCATGATCGCTTCCGGACGTACCGACGAGGCGGTTGAAGCGTTCCTGGATCAAGCCGCCACCAGCAAGGACGATGAAGAGTTTGTGGGGCTGGTGAATGAGATCCACAGCCGGAACATCCCGCTGCACGTCCACCGGGGTTACACGGTTGTGGCCGGAGGGGAGAACCAATCGATCGTGCGCGAAGTGCAGGAGGTGGGCACTGACGACAAGCGTCCCATTTGGTTCATCTACTCCGGTATGGGCTCGCAGTGGGCCAGCATGGCCCGTGACCTGATGCAGCTGGAAGTGTTCCACAACAGCATCTACCGGTGCGCGGAAGCCTTGCGTCCGGAAGGGGTCGACTTGATCGACGTGCTCACGAAGAGCGACGAGTCCAAGTTTGACAACATCCTCAATTCGTTCATCTCGATCGCGGCCGTCCAGGTGGCACTTACCGACGTCCTCACGCATTTGGGCATCACGCCCGACGGCATGGTTGGACACTCGGTCGGTGAGCTTGGTTGCGCGTATGCGGACGGATGTTTCACGCCCGAACAAACGGTGCTGGCCGCTTACTGGCGAGGTCGGAGCATTCTCGACACCGATCTGATTGCCGGCCAGATGGCGGCGGTGGGTCTTTCGTGGGAGGACTGCAAACAGAAGCTTCCAAAAGACGTCATTCCGGCGTGTCACAACAGTAACGACAGTGTTACG ATTTCCGGCCCGGTCGCCTCCGTCGGAAAGGTCATTGCTGACCTGAACGCACAGGGAATCTTCGCGAAGGGCGTAAAATCGTCCGGCATTGCGTTCCACAGTCGGTACATTGCCGACGCCGCACCGAAGTTGCGCAAATCGTTGGACAAAATCATCCCGAACCCGAAGAACCGTACGCCGCGTTGGATCAGCACAAGCATCCCGGAAGAATCGTGGCCCACGCCGTTGGCGCAACAGTCCTCGTCGGCGTACCACGTGAACAACCTGCTGTCGCCGGTCCTCTTTGCCGAGGGTCTGAAGCACGTTCCGGCCAACGCGATTTGCATCGAAATTGCACCGCACGGTCTTCTGCAGGCGATCTTGAAGCGAGCGCTCGGCAAGGACGCCACCAATCTGAGTCTGATGAAGCGTGATCATGCGAATAACTTGATCTTCCTGTTGAGCAACATTGGCAA ATTGTATGCTGCCGGTGCTCAACCGCAGGTGCAGAAGCTGTACCGACCGATCACGTATCCGGTGGGCCGTGGAACACCAATGCTGAACTCGCTGGTCAAGTGGGACCATTCGATCAAGTGGTTCCTTGCTCGCATCGGCGTAGAGA ATAAGTCTGGTGAAACAATCATCGACATTAACCTGGGCAAGGACGACGACGCATACCTGGCCGGTCACACGATCGACGGGCGTGTGTTGTTCCCTGCGACCGGCTATCTGACCCTAGCGTGGCGCACGTTCGCCAAAATGCGTGGTGCCGACCTGGAAAAGACGCCTGTCGTGATCGAGAATGCCGTTTTCCACCGGGCTACCATTCTACCGAAGGACGGTTCGGTGAAATTTGGCATCAATTTCTTCGACGGAACGGGTGCGTTCGAGATCTGCGAGGGAGGAACGCTGGCCGTCTCGGGCAAGCTGACCATCCCGGAGAAGATCGAGCTGGAGGAGTTGCCGCTCAACAAGCTCGAGGCAGATCGGTCCGGTTTGCCGTTGAACACGAGCGACGTTTACAAGGAGTTGCGTCTGCGGGGCTACGATTACGGTGGTCTGTTCCGTGGTGTGACACGTAGCGACTCGCGGGCTACCACGGGTGAGCTGCAGTGGCGCGACAACTGGGTCAGCTTCATGGACACGATGCTGCAGTTTAGCATCCTCGGTAAGGACCTGCGGGAACTGTACCTGCCGACGCGCATCGAGCGGATCGTCATCAACCCGGCGCGCCACATGGATCTGGTGAACAGTTTGGGATCGGAGGATCGCACCGTACCGGTGTACATGTACCGAGACATTAACGTCATCAAGAGTGGCGGTGTGGAGATGCGAGGACTGCGGGCAACGCTGGCCCCTCGTCGCCAGGGCACCCAGGCAGCACCGACGCTCGAGAAGTACGTGTTTGTGCCGAACTGCAACGAGAAGGAACTGGCCGAGTGTAACGGTGAAAAGGCACGCCTTCGTTCGATCACGGCCGCCATCCATCTGGTGCTGGAGAACAGTGCCGGCGCACTGAAGATAAAGGTGGCCGAGGCGAGCTTCGAGCGTTCACCGGAGAACACCATGGCCGGCACGGTGCAGGCCATCATCGAGGGTGAGCCGACGTTGGCGAGTGATGTCGCGATTGCCACCACGCACCAACCGGACAGTCTGGTGCAGCATTACGGGGAATCGGGTGTGCGTGTGATCAACAAGGACGCGGCCACGGGTCCGATCGAGCAGAACTGCCATCTCGCCATCGGGTACGACGTTTTTGGACGGGCCGATCCGAATGCGATTTTGCGCAACCTTCGCGAAACCATCAAGGCGGACGGGTTCGTACTGCTGGAGGAATCACGCGGCGGGTTCGATGCTAAGTCGTCCCGTGTGGCCTTCGAGCGGGCCGGTTTTACGCTCATCAGCTCGCAGGTGTGCGACAAGAAGGTGTTTGTGTTGCTTCGCCCGACGCTGACGGAACTGGCTCAACGCAAGAGCACTATCGTGACGATCAGCGAGCGTAACTTTGGTTGGTTGGACACTCTGAAGACCGCGTTGGCTAAGGCGGAAGAAACCTCCACCTACGTGTACGTCGTGTGCCAGGGCGAGGAACTGTGCGGTGCCCAGGGACTGATGAACTGTATCAAGAACGAAGCTGGTGGACGGTTCGCACGGATGTACTTCATCCAGAGCCCAAGCGCGGACAAGTTTAACCCGAGCGGACCACTCTACAAGGAACAGCTGGCGAAGGATCTTATCTGTAACGTGCTACGCTCGGCGAACGGTGGTGGACCGTCCGGTGTTTGGGGAACGTTCCGTCATCTCCGACTGGACAGTCAATCGAATGCGCCCTCGCTTCCGGTGGAGCACGCGTACATCAACGCACTGACCAAGGGTGATCTGGCGAGCTTGAAGTGGATCGAGAGTTCCCTATCGCGCGAACAGCAGCGCCCGGACACTGCCGCGGCCAAAAACGACCGTACGGAGTTGTGTACGGTATATTACGCGCCGATTAACTTCCGCGACGTGATGCTCAGCTCGGGCAAGCTCGGTGCTGATGCGCTGCCCGGCGATTTGGCGACGCAGGATTGCATCCTGGGGCTAGAGTTTGCCGGTCGCGATTCGTCCGGTCGGCGCATTATGGCGATGGTGCAGGCCAAGTCACTGGCCACCACCTGTGTGGCGCAGCGTAACATGATCTGGCAGATTCCGGACGATTGGACGATGGAGCAGGCCTCGACGGTGCCGTGCGTGTACTCGACCGTCTACTACGCGCTGGTGATGCGCGGACGCATGAAGCGCGGCGAGTCGATCCTGATCCACGCTGGCTCCGGTGGCGTTGGACAGGCGGCCATTTCGGTGGCGCTAGCGGCCGGTGTGACCGTCTACACGACGGTCGGCTCGAAGGAAAAGCGTGACTTCCTGAAGCGCACCTTCCCGCAGCTGACCGATCGGAACATTGGCAATTCGCGCGACTGCTCGTTCGAGCAGCTGGTGATGCGCGAGACGCAGGGTCGTGGCGTCGATCTGGTGCTGAACTCGCTCGCCGAGGAAAAGCTGCAGGCGTCGATCCGATGCCTCGGGCTGAACGGGCGCTTCCTGGAGATTGGCAAGTTCGATCTGAACAACAACAGCCCGCTCGGCATGTCGGTGTTCCTGAAGAACACCTCCTTCCACGGCATCCTGCTGGACAGCGTGATGGAGGGCGACGATGAGACGATCGCGGAAGTGGTGCGCCTCGTTGCGGACGGTATCAAGAGCGGTGCCGTGCGGCCGCTCCCGACGAGCGTGTTCACCGAGCAGCAGGTGGAGCAGGCGTTCCGCTTTATGGCATCGGGCAAGCACATCGGCAAGGTGGTGGTGCGCGTGCGCGAGGAAGAGAAGGCGAAGGTGGTCCGACCGGTGCCGAAACTGATCAACGCCATCCCGCGCACCTACATGCACGTGGAAAAGGTGTACATCCTGGTCGGTGGGCTCGGTGGGTTCGGGTTGGAGCTGGCCAACTGGCTGGTGTCGCGTGGTGCCAAGCGTATCGTGCTGACGTCGCGCAGTGGGGTCCGTTCCGGCTACCAATCGCTCATGATCCGCCGCTGGGCGGAGCGTGGCGTGCAGGTCACAATCGACACGAACGACGTGACAACGTTGAAGGGCGCCCAGAAGCTGCTTACGGACGCCGCACGCCTTGGTCCGGTTGGCGGTGTGTTCAACCTTGCCGCCGTCCTGCGCGACGGCCTGCTGGAGAACGCAACCGAGGCCGACTTCAAGGCGGTTTGCGTGCCAAAGGTTGATGGTACGAAAAATCTCGATGCGGCCACCCGCGAACTGTGTCCCGATCTGGActatttcgtttgcttttcgaGTGTGTCCTGCGGTCGTGGTAACATCGGTCAGGTGAACTATGGGTTGGCCAACTCGGCGATGGAGCGGATCTGCGAGGCACGGCATGCCGTCGGACTGCCGGCCACTGCCATCCAGTGGGGCGCCATCGGTGACACCGGGTTGGTGCTGGAGAATCTCGGTGACAACGACACGGTCGTCGGTGGTACGCTGCCGCAGCGTATGCCATCCTGTCTGCAGACGATGGACTTCTTCCTGCAGCAGCCCTGCCCGGTGCTGGCCTCGATGGTGATCGCCGAAAAGCGCAAGACGGAAACGGGTGGCGTGAGTCTGGTGAGCTGCATCGCGAACATTCTCGGCCTAAAGGACACCAAGAACGTGTCGGACGGTGCGACGCTGGCCGATCTCGGCATGGACTCGCTGATGGGTGCCGAAATTAAGCAAACTCTCGAGCGCAGCTTCGATCTGGTGCTGAGTGCGGCCGAGATTCGTCTCCTAACGTTTGGCAAGTTGCGTTCGTTCGAAAAGGGAGGTGCGGCTGACGCGGTTACGGGCGGTGCACCTGCCGCCGGCACGGGTGGTTCGGGAGATGCGGCGGACGGTGAT TTTAGCGCGGACCTTATGCCCAAGGAGTGCCTGGTACGCTTGGAGTCGGCCGCAACCGGAGCAACCGGTGGCAAAGTACGGCCCGTTTTTGTCGTGCACGCCATCGAGGGTGTAATTACGGCGCTTATCCCACTCGCCGCCGTCCTGCCAGTGCCCGTGTACGGTCTACAGTGCGTCGAGGGAGCCCCACTGGAGTCGCTCGAAGCGTTGGCCGCGTTCTACATCAAGCAGATCCGAACGGTACAGCCGCGCGGTCCGTACACCGTCGTGGGCTACTCGTTCGGTGCGTCCATCGCGTACGAAATGGTGGCCCAGTTGGAGAAGGCCGGTGATGCCTGCAGTTTGCTGATGCTGGACGGATCGCCTCGGTACGTGAGCTGGTACACGGAGGCGCAGAAACAGCGCAACGCCAACGGTGAGGTCGTGCAGGCGGTCGACGAAGCGTACGCGCTGGCGTACTTTGCGATGGTGTGCGGCCGGCTCGACTACGGTAAGACGGCGCACGAGCTGGTGACGGCGAAAACGTGGGAAGAGCGGGTGGCCAGGTGCGCCGAGATGGTGCACGCCAAGGTGCCTCAATACTCGAAGAAATTG CTTGAAACGACCGCCAAATCGTTCGTCGGTAAAATTGTCGCAAGCCATATGTACAAACCGTCGTCCAAGATCAACGCCACGGTGAAGCTGGTGAAGCCGACCGAAAACTACGCCAAACTTCAGGGAGACTACGGACTGTCGGAT cTCTGCAATCAAAAGGTCGAAATCTTTACCGTGAAGGGCGACCATCGATCGATGCTGGCCGGGGACTCGATGAAACAGATTGCCACCGTGCTGCAGCAGCTGCTTTAA